A window of Staphylococcus sp. 17KM0847 contains these coding sequences:
- a CDS encoding LrgB family protein, with translation MTLLQTITMITLTIVMFIIAKMLYNKFKSPFLNPALVASLGVIAILLLFNIDYHTYMMGGKWINHLLSSTVVCLAYPLYVNRHKILKNFKTIFMSVVTAVILNFSLIFFSLKLMGYHREEIVTLLPRSITAAVGIQVSHQLGGEDTMTIMFIIATGLLGSMLGAALIRMTHFESAIARGMTFGNASHAFGTARALEMDMESGAFSSIGMILSAVLSSVMLPVLLMLFY, from the coding sequence ATGTTATACAACAAGTTCAAGTCACCTTTTCTTAACCCCGCATTGGTGGCATCGCTCGGTGTGATAGCAATACTCCTTCTATTTAATATAGACTATCATACCTACATGATGGGTGGTAAATGGATTAACCATTTGCTAAGTTCTACTGTGGTGTGCCTAGCATACCCTTTGTATGTAAACAGACATAAGATCCTAAAAAATTTCAAAACAATTTTCATGAGCGTGGTAACAGCTGTTATCTTGAATTTTTCCCTAATTTTTTTCTCACTCAAGTTAATGGGTTACCATCGTGAAGAAATTGTGACACTTCTTCCCCGATCGATTACCGCTGCAGTCGGTATTCAAGTGTCACATCAACTTGGCGGTGAAGACACAATGACCATTATGTTCATCATCGCAACAGGTTTATTAGGAAGCATGTTAGGAGCTGCACTGATTCGCATGACGCATTTTGAGTCTGCCATTGCCCGTGGCATGACTTTTGGTAATGCCTCCCATGCCTTTGGAACTGCGAGAGCACTAGAGATGGATATGGAATCGGGTGCGTTTAGTTCTATTGGAATGATACTGTCAGCTGTATTGAGTTCAGTTATGCTTCCAGTGTTATTAATGCTATTTTATTAA